Genomic window (Prevotella melaninogenica ATCC 25845):
TGACAGATGCGGAGAAGACTAACTACCTTGCCGGTGCTTATGGTATGCGTGCTTTCTTGTATTTTCAGTTGCTCCGTACCTATGGTGATGTTATTGTTTATCTACAGCACACGGAGGGCAAGACTATTGACTTAGGTAAGGTTGCCCGTAAGCAGGATGCAGCTGCTGACGTAATGAAGCAGATTAAGGCAGATATCTCGGCTTCAGAAACCGCTTATAACAATAACTATAAGTTCACCAACGGTCGTACTTATTGGTCACTTGCTGCAACCAAGATGCTTAAAGGTGAGGTATATCTGTGGAGTGGAAAGCAGATGGGTGGTGGTGCTGCAGATTATCAGACCGCCCTTGCTGCTTATCAAGAGGTTCAGAATAATGCGGATGTGAGTCTGCTTGATAATTTTGAAGATGTCTTTGCATATGATAACAAGGAGAATAAAGAGATTATCTATGCACTCCATAATCGTGAGAACGAAACTTCTTTATGGGGAGGTCTTTATACCTCACTCGTAATGAACAAGCAGAATGTAGGTGCTTATCGTCTGCATAACGATGCTGGACAGGCAATTCAGTTCAGTGAGTCTCATAATTTGAACCTGCGTTTAGGTAGTGGTGTAATGCGTTTCCCACTGGATAAACGTTTGTGGACTAAGCTCTATACAAATGATAATGATAAACGTAAGAAAGCTTCTTTGGCGGATGTTTATCAGGCTTCTGATGGTTCATACGTTGGTAATATCTGTAATAAGTTCCATGGAACATTGATTGCTGGTAGTTCTGCCACATCATGGTATGACGATCAACCGATTTATCGTTATGCAGAGTGTTTGCTTGGTGTTGCTGAGGCTAAGGCTTTCTTAGGTCAGGACCCATCAACAGAAATCAATCAAGTTCGTCGTCGTGCATACGGTGCAACCTACTTCAATGCTCATACAGAGGTGCAATATCCAAATGATGTAAGTACTGGAGGAAGTACCGCACTGACCAACTTCTATACCGATAACCCATTTGTTGGTGGTGATGAGGATCCAATAGAAGCTATCCTTAAAGAGCGTATGCGCGAGTTCATGTTTGAAGGAAAGCGTTGGCATGATATTCGTTTGGTTGATAAGGCTACAAAGTATTCAACTGCAAGTGCCGACCGCTTGTTGTGGCCTATTGATGAAACAACGAAGTCAACCAATGCAGAGCTGAAACAGACTCCAGGCTACGGAGATTAATTCAAAAGACCATTAAGTTTTATTTTATAGGGGAAAGTACGGGAGAGTGTTCTCGTCTTTCCCCCTTTCTTTTGCATATAATTAGCACAACGCTCTATCTTCGATTTGTACAATGTGATATTTATCTCTCATACAAGTTATGTGTTTGTGCCTTACTATCCGTTATAATGACTCTTATATGTCATCTTTAAGAGACGTGCTGACGCTTAGCACATGTGGTGCTCATGCTTAACACCAATCGTGTTGAGGGTTAAATAGCCTTCAATATATCAAAAACAACGCATTTATTTGGAGTTGACAAAAATAACCGATAACTTTACATTCTTATTTAGTAAGACTTACGTTTTTTCATTTATGCCCAATCTTTACCAATGTGTATGAGTCGTTTTTATGCTTTTGTCCTCTGTTGTCATTTATGTATTGTAAATGCTGTTGCCCAAGTCATCGAAAAACATAGGGTTTGGTCGGACGTACCAGCATATACCTTGTTGTTTGAAAATCAAGAGCAGGGAGTTGTTGCGTCTAAACCGATTAAGAGTTGGACAGAAGGAGAGGGTAGGAACTACTTAATTGGCTATTGTGATAGTATAACGAAGGGGAAGTTTCCTAATCCCATAAGATTATGGGAGGCGGAAGGCTATCCAATAGGTAACGGAAGACTTGCTGCTTCTGTCTTTCATGGCGATGAGAGAGACCGCTATTCTTTAAACGAAGTCTCATTTTGGTCGGGAGGAAGAAATACTGGTACTATCAATAATAAAGGCGACAAGGGTTATGATGTGAGTGGTTCAGATGTAACGGATAAAGGCTTCGGTTCTTATCAGCCAGTCGGAGATCTTATTGTAGATTACAATGCTCTCGTACAATCAGATTTTGTAAGACAAATAACCTTAGACAAAGGACTTGTGGAGTCTTCAGCACTAAGGCAGGGTAATATGATTCGGAGTTTGGCGTTCTGTAGCTATTCTAATCAAGTTATGGTGATACGTTATGAATCACAAAAACGCAGAAAACTTGATTTGCGTTTTTCCTTTGCTATTCAAAGAAAAGAAGATGTTATCTCAGTGGGGAATAAGGGACTCTCGCTTTATAGCCGTCTTAAAAATGGTGTGGAGTGTCAGACAGAGGTTAAGGTTTTACATGAAGGGGGTGAATTGGTGGCTGATAAAGAGGGCTTGCAATTAAAGAATGCAGATAATTGCACCTTATTGGTATTTATAGCAACAAACTATGAGATGAATGCTGCACAAAAGTTCAGGGGGATTCCTGCTGAAGAACGTTTGAAGCAGCAAATGGCA
Coding sequences:
- the nanU gene encoding SusD family outer membrane lipoprotein NanU; its protein translation is MKKLLSYITAAALSLSLTGCMDIEPVSTITDANYWKNPDQVQAFNQGLSSWMRSYADKYIVWGEMRSNIYSGTAFSGEAPQGYDRLWNNTLEKSSAVVGNYGGLYTGINQINLMIDKVNEAGYLTDAEKTNYLAGAYGMRAFLYFQLLRTYGDVIVYLQHTEGKTIDLGKVARKQDAAADVMKQIKADISASETAYNNNYKFTNGRTYWSLAATKMLKGEVYLWSGKQMGGGAADYQTALAAYQEVQNNADVSLLDNFEDVFAYDNKENKEIIYALHNRENETSLWGGLYTSLVMNKQNVGAYRLHNDAGQAIQFSESHNLNLRLGSGVMRFPLDKRLWTKLYTNDNDKRKKASLADVYQASDGSYVGNICNKFHGTLIAGSSATSWYDDQPIYRYAECLLGVAEAKAFLGQDPSTEINQVRRRAYGATYFNAHTEVQYPNDVSTGGSTALTNFYTDNPFVGGDEDPIEAILKERMREFMFEGKRWHDIRLVDKATKYSTASADRLLWPIDETTKSTNAELKQTPGYGD